ACCCCTTATAAAAGATTTGCTAAAGAACGCATAAACTACCAAGATGGGCAAAATGGATAGCGCTGTACCAGTAATAACTACGTCGTATCTTATCCCTGTTTCCCATTGAAGAGAAGCAAGAGCTAAAGTAACAACATACATCTCTTTCTTGCTAACAACAAGAAGAGGCCACAAGAGATTGTTCCAAGACCACATGAAGGTAAAAATACCAAGAGCCGAAATAGCAGGTAGAGAGAGGGGCCAAATGACCATAAAATATATCCACCACTCTGAAGCACCGTCAATACGTGCAGCCTCGATAAGATCCGTAGGAATATTTTCAATGAATTGCCTCATAAGAAAAATACCGAAAGCACTGAGGCACATTGGTATAATAAGACCCTTAAAACTGTTTACCCAGCCAAAATCACTAACCATTACATACAAAGGGAGCATTATCGTTACAAAAGGAATCATCATAGTGCTTATCAAAACAGTGAACAAAACCTCCTTAAACTTAAACTTAAATTTGGCAAAGACGTAACCAGCAAGCGAACTGGTAAAAACCACCAAACAAGTAATTCCTCCAGCAACAAATAACGAATTAATAAAATACCTTCCAAACCGCATATTCTTAAAAAGATACTTATACGTTCGCAATGTCGCTTTTTCTGGTAGAAAGGTCGAGGGTACTTTTACTATTTCCCTTGCCGGCTTGAAAGAGGAAGTAAAAAGCCATAGAACAGGTAAAAAAGAAATAATTGTTACCACAGCAACTAGAATATAACTGATCACCAATCCTAAACGCTTTTTATAAAAAAACCTCCTCTTCAATATTCCCATCTCCTTCTTAAGACTTTCAGCTGTATAAGCGTAAAAACAAAAATAACGGCAAACATGATTACCGCTGCAGCACACGCGTATCCCAGTCTCATATGGTGAATAGCATATCTATAAATAAAAAACGACATGACATAATTACTGGGCCTAACGTCATTCATACTAGGAGCTGCTAACATAGCAACTCTTTCAAATACTTGAAATGCACCAATTAAAGTAGTAACAAATACAAAGAGAGTTACATTCGCCAAAAGGGGCAACTTAATTCTAAAAAAAACCCGCCATTCGTTTGCCCCATCAATGCGCGCCGCTTCCTCAAAGTCTTTTGGTATTTCAAGCAAACCGGCAAGGAAAAGTACAGCGCTATAACCGAGGCTCTGCCAAATATCCACCAAAGAAGCTGCCACGATAGTCTGACCTGGGTGAGAGAGAAATCTCTGCGTAGGTAGACCTAGCAATTCTAAAACCTGATTTACCATTCCGAATTTCGGCTGTAAAAGCCAGCGAAACAAAATACTCATAGAAGTAATGCTTGCTACGTAAGGAGCAAATATCAAACCTAAAAAGAGGTTCCGAAGTTTATTTATTCTCTCAAGAAGCACCGCCACAAAAAGACCAATAGGGATACCCAGAAAAATTCTAATTGCAACAAAAATAAATGTATTCTTAATAGAAACAAGGAAAGTTTTATCCCTAAAAAGTTCTTTATAATTAGCTAGACAAACAAAAGGGCTACCGGCGGGATCAATAACATTCCACTCATACATACTAATTCTAAAAGAATTTATAGCTGGGTAAAAGAAAAAAACCATAAACCACGCTGTAACTGGTACAAGCACAACCAAAGGAAAATATTTTGTTTTCAAATGCACGCTCCCCCCTTCCAAGAAAAAAGTGGTAACGAGAAAAGTATATACTTTCCTCGTTACCACTATAAACCTCTTCTTACCACTCAATTTTTGCTTTTGGAGCTTCTGGGTACTTTTTTCTAAAATTGGTTATAGCTTCGTTACACTGCTTTGTCATTTCCTCTAATGCTTCCTCAACGGTCATCTCTTGGTAAATAACAGAACTCATGAGACGCTGCAAAGAATCTTTGATGATGCTGTCATTTCCAAAGGGCCCCCAAAACTTTGCTTTGGGTAAAAGATCTAACAGTGGAAGCAACCAAGAGCGAAGCTCATCTTGGAAATATTCAGGTTTTGCCAGCTCCTTTAACGGCGATATGCCTGGATTTTCTTCTAAAAAAGCAAGCTGCGCTTCAGGGGTCGTCATGTAAGCAACGAATTTAAAAGCGACATCTTTGTGCTTGGTCCCACTCCAAACAGCAACGTTCCAAGTATCTACATGAGTCACTATTGGCTCGGTGGCACCAAAGAACGGAGGCTTTATAGCAAAACCAAAGTTAAGTTCTGGATACGTCATTTTAGAAAAAGGTATATACTCTCCCCACATAAACGCCATAGCAGCCAACTCTTGAGCCAAGGCATCAAAACTAGCAGGTAAATCTACGCTGTCAAATCTGTAAGTGTAGTATATATCATAGAAAAATTGCAAAGCCTTTCTTGCTTCCTCGGTCTGATAGTTAAATAGACCCGTATCATTATCGTAAAACTTTCCCCCTTGTTCAGCTATAAAATCCCAGAAGTAAACTTGGTTATTATACTCACGTGCACTAAACCCTGCTATCTCAACATTGCCTCGAGAATCTCTTTTAGTGAGTTTCTCTGCGTATTCCAACATCTGTTCCATCGATGTAAATCTATCTACTTTTTCAAGACCCGCTTCTACAAGCATATCCAAATTTATCACTATTCCAGCGTCACCAAGTGGATCAGGAATTCCAAATGCATAAACTTTATCAAAAGGAGCCTGAAGATAATACTCTGGCCAACATTTTTCTTTTAATTCTTCCACTGTAAAGATATCTTCAGGGAACGGGAGAATCGATTTAGTATAGACCATCTCCATAATGTCTTCTCCACGAGGGGTAAATATATCGCTTGCTTCTCCAGCAGCAAGGGCTGATTTAATCTTAGTTGCAATATCAGCTTGAGGTTCTACCGTAACCTTTATATCAGGATTTTTTTCCATAAACATAGAAGCAACTCTCTCGAAGCCTCTGCGGTGTGGGTCAAAACCATGGCACCATATAGTTATTTCCGTCTGGGCACACGCAAACATGCCCCAGCTCACTAAAAGCATCACACTTATAACACCCAGCACTATCAATATTCTCCTCATCTTTCTAAACCTCCTTACAAAACGTTTTTTGGAGAAAACCCGAAAAATACTCACTCTTTCTCCTGCGACAACCCCACTTTTAATTAAGACACCTCCTTTCTAAGAAAAATCCTTTACCGCTCAGGTGCTTTTGTCGACTCTCTAACTATCAACTTCTCCTCAAGAACCACCTCCCTCGAATTTTCTTCAATCTGCTTCTCAATCCGCTCTAATAGCAGCGTAGCTGCTGCCTTCCCTGCTTCATAAGTGGGAATTTTCACACTGGTTAAGGGGGGTTCAAGTACTTCCCCAATAACATCATCTACCCCAATCAGCGAAAGCCTTTCTGGAATAGAAATGGAATTCTCCCGAGCTGCTTTCAAAACACCTATCGCCAGCTGCTCACTAAAGGCAAAAACTGCAGTAGGAAGTTCTTTTCTTGCAAAAAGCATTTTAGCGCCCAGATAGCCACTTGCCTGTGAGTAATCACTCACCTCCACAACCAACTCTGGAAATATCTCCACTCCAGCCTCTTCCAATGCCCTCTTGCAACCAGCAAAGCGCCGTTTGCTAATCCCGCTCCCCCTTACTTTCAGAAAGCCTATTTTGCGATGACCGAGCTCGAGCAGGTGTCTGACCGCTTTATAGCAGCCTCCCTCAGCGTCTCCAGTCACCGTATCCAGTGCAGCAACCCGGGTTGAACCATAGCAATTCACCACTGGAATACCATTAGCAATGGCAGTTTCAGCCATTTCCTTCAAAGCCTGGTTAAAGGGTGCTGAGTAAATGATTCCTTCTACCCGGTTGCGAATAAACATTTTCAAAAAACGCTCGGTCTTTGTGATATCGTTATCATTATTGCAGATGATTACACTGTAACCTTGCTCAAAAGCCACATCTTGAATCCCTCGCGCAATACCTGCATAAAAGGGATTGGCAATATCTGGCAAAAGATACCCTAAGGTATAAGTTTTTCGAGTACGCAAGCTTTTGGCAACCAGGTTATGGTTGTAACCAAGCTTTCTGGCCGCTTCCAGAACTCTGGACTTTGCTTCTTTACTCACATAACCATAACCACCAAGAGCTCTGCTCGCGGTTGCTACCGACACTCCAGCTTCCCTGGCCACGTCTTTTATGGTTACTATTTCTTTTTTTGCCATCCACTTCCTCCTTCCAGGATTATGGTAACGTTCTCACAAATATTTGTCAACCGGCAAACGCTAAAAATTTTTTCACTAATACCTGAAGCCAAAAAACGGTCAAATACAACCATCAAGACGTGATATAATATCCCCCGTGGAAAAAGCAAAAATCCTCGACGCGCTTAAAGAAGGAGCAATCCAAGAAGCAAATTTTGAGGATATAAAGTATTTCCCATTCCTCGAAGAATGGAAAGACATTCCTCGAGGCACAGTAGTAATCGAGGAGCGGGTTATTCCTTCTTATCCTCGTATAGCACGAATCATGCGAATAGCCAGTGGAGTGCCCCGCCACTTCAAGGGTCCCTTCCTCGTTGAAGAAAAAGTTGACGGCTACAATGCAAGAATCGCTAAAGTCTCTGGTAAAATGTTGGCTTTTACTCGCTCTGGGCTCATCTGTCCTTTTACAACCGACCGCATTCCTGACCTTCTTCCCACACAATTTTTCAACGACCATCCCCAGTGGGTTATCTGTGCTGAAATCGCTGGGCCGGAAAACCCCTACATAGAAGCGCATCCTCCTTACGTGAAAGAGGATGTGAGGGCTTTCGTGTTTGACATTATCGATGAAAAAGGTAATTTCTTACCACCCCTTGAGAAATGGGAAATCATCAAGGCCTACCAGCTCCCTGCGGTAGAGAATTATGGTGTATTTGAACCCCAGGAAATCAAAAGGCTCTATGAGCTTTTAAATCGGTTAAACGAGGAAAAAAGAGAGGGCATAGTTCTAAAATCACTTGATGGGGGAAAAAGGTTAAAGTTCGTCACTCCCTTTGCTAATCTCCACGACATTGAAGTTTCCTCAGAACTCCTTGAGGAGCTACCGCCCCATTTCTACATAAATCGTCTGAGCCGACTTATTATTTCACTCGACGAACTGGGAAAGAAGTGCGACGACCGTCTCTTTTATGAAGCGGGCAAAGCGTTGCTTGAGGGTTTTGAAGATGCTCTCAATAAGTTTAAAAGGCAAAGAAGGATATACCACACTTTTTCCTGCCGTTTCCACAATCCAGAACGAGCCGAAGCTTTACTTCAGCTTTTGAACCGCGCTTCATCGACCATAAGGGTCAAAAAACGCTCACTAATCAGGGAAAACGGCTTCTGGGTGCTCACTTTCGACAAGGTATTCCTGCGTTCCACTTCTTTGCTTGCCAACCTCTTAAGGGGTCAGGCGGTGTTCGATTGAGCTCTCCATCAAAGAGCGCAAGCTACCTGCTTCAAGCAGTTTTATGCCCAGCTTGTCAGCCCAGGTGCTGATGCCCTGGTCAGCACTCACCAGCACAGCGTCAAGCTCAAAAGCCAGCAGAATAACATCCATATCCTCCTTGCTATCTATGATTCCCTGACGCAGAGCTTCTCGGTAGCGGGCACGTAATCTTCTAATTAGTTCTTCTTCGGAAATATCCCGGGTGGTCAATGCCTGTTCTGCAATACGTAAACCCTTGTTGATGCGCTCTCGCAACTCCTCTATAAACTGGTAGAGAATTTCAGCAGGTATCATCAGCATGAAGCGGCGGGGAGAACGAATCTTAACCACCAGCTCCAGCTTGCCGGAAACCAGCTCAAAATCCACCACTTTTTGTAATTCCTGGTACACCGAAAGGGGCATGAAAAACTGAAGCGGCGAGCGGCTTGCCAGCTGAATAAAATTCTCTACAGCTTGCTCAGGGTTTTCGCCAAACTGGGGAAAAGTGTCTGGGTTGGTAAACACGCTGGTATCAAGCACAATTGCGTCCTGCAACTTACAAAACCTCCATAAAGGCTTATTCTTTACTATTTTACCTCACATCCAGCTTTCTATTCCTGAAAGATCTACTCCCCCTTCCCCAAAACCAGCTCCCTCAACCGCAAAGCGTTGGAAATGGCATATCCCTGGTAGTCGTTATCGAAATAACAATACACATCACGCTCTGTAAGCCAATTTTCTATCTTCTCGGCCCATACCTGCAACTCCTCTTCACTGTAACAATGAGTATAAAGGCTCTGGCTTCCGTGGAGCCGTAAATACACAAAAGAAGCCGTCAACACTTCCTGATAAGGGTAACGGGGAGTATCGGCAAAACAGAGACAGAAATTGTGTTTCTGCAACATTTCAAAAACTTCATCGCAGAAAAAAGAAGG
This portion of the Thermatribacter velox genome encodes:
- a CDS encoding carbohydrate ABC transporter permease, encoding MKTKYFPLVVLVPVTAWFMVFFFYPAINSFRISMYEWNVIDPAGSPFVCLANYKELFRDKTFLVSIKNTFIFVAIRIFLGIPIGLFVAVLLERINKLRNLFLGLIFAPYVASITSMSILFRWLLQPKFGMVNQVLELLGLPTQRFLSHPGQTIVAASLVDIWQSLGYSAVLFLAGLLEIPKDFEEAARIDGANEWRVFFRIKLPLLANVTLFVFVTTLIGAFQVFERVAMLAAPSMNDVRPSNYVMSFFIYRYAIHHMRLGYACAAAVIMFAVIFVFTLIQLKVLRRRWEY
- a CDS encoding extracellular solute-binding protein codes for the protein MRRILIVLGVISVMLLVSWGMFACAQTEITIWCHGFDPHRRGFERVASMFMEKNPDIKVTVEPQADIATKIKSALAAGEASDIFTPRGEDIMEMVYTKSILPFPEDIFTVEELKEKCWPEYYLQAPFDKVYAFGIPDPLGDAGIVINLDMLVEAGLEKVDRFTSMEQMLEYAEKLTKRDSRGNVEIAGFSAREYNNQVYFWDFIAEQGGKFYDNDTGLFNYQTEEARKALQFFYDIYYTYRFDSVDLPASFDALAQELAAMAFMWGEYIPFSKMTYPELNFGFAIKPPFFGATEPIVTHVDTWNVAVWSGTKHKDVAFKFVAYMTTPEAQLAFLEENPGISPLKELAKPEYFQDELRSWLLPLLDLLPKAKFWGPFGNDSIIKDSLQRLMSSVIYQEMTVEEALEEMTKQCNEAITNFRKKYPEAPKAKIEW
- a CDS encoding carbohydrate ABC transporter permease; the protein is MRFGRYFINSLFVAGGITCLVVFTSSLAGYVFAKFKFKFKEVLFTVLISTMMIPFVTIMLPLYVMVSDFGWVNSFKGLIIPMCLSAFGIFLMRQFIENIPTDLIEAARIDGASEWWIYFMVIWPLSLPAISALGIFTFMWSWNNLLWPLLVVSKKEMYVVTLALASLQWETGIRYDVVITGTALSILPILVVYAFFSKSFIRGLSFTGLKY
- a CDS encoding RNA ligase partner protein is translated as MQDAIVLDTSVFTNPDTFPQFGENPEQAVENFIQLASRSPLQFFMPLSVYQELQKVVDFELVSGKLELVVKIRSPRRFMLMIPAEILYQFIEELRERINKGLRIAEQALTTRDISEEELIRRLRARYREALRQGIIDSKEDMDVILLAFELDAVLVSADQGISTWADKLGIKLLEAGSLRSLMESSIEHRLTP
- a CDS encoding LacI family DNA-binding transcriptional regulator: MAKKEIVTIKDVAREAGVSVATASRALGGYGYVSKEAKSRVLEAARKLGYNHNLVAKSLRTRKTYTLGYLLPDIANPFYAGIARGIQDVAFEQGYSVIICNNDNDITKTERFLKMFIRNRVEGIIYSAPFNQALKEMAETAIANGIPVVNCYGSTRVAALDTVTGDAEGGCYKAVRHLLELGHRKIGFLKVRGSGISKRRFAGCKRALEEAGVEIFPELVVEVSDYSQASGYLGAKMLFARKELPTAVFAFSEQLAIGVLKAARENSISIPERLSLIGVDDVIGEVLEPPLTSVKIPTYEAGKAAATLLLERIEKQIEENSREVVLEEKLIVRESTKAPER
- a CDS encoding RNA ligase, whose translation is MEKAKILDALKEGAIQEANFEDIKYFPFLEEWKDIPRGTVVIEERVIPSYPRIARIMRIASGVPRHFKGPFLVEEKVDGYNARIAKVSGKMLAFTRSGLICPFTTDRIPDLLPTQFFNDHPQWVICAEIAGPENPYIEAHPPYVKEDVRAFVFDIIDEKGNFLPPLEKWEIIKAYQLPAVENYGVFEPQEIKRLYELLNRLNEEKREGIVLKSLDGGKRLKFVTPFANLHDIEVSSELLEELPPHFYINRLSRLIISLDELGKKCDDRLFYEAGKALLEGFEDALNKFKRQRRIYHTFSCRFHNPERAEALLQLLNRASSTIRVKKRSLIRENGFWVLTFDKVFLRSTSLLANLLRGQAVFD